A single region of the Actinoplanes sp. SE50/110 genome encodes:
- a CDS encoding sensor histidine kinase — MTRRQRLAAASGERVFDAIAIVVSAVGAVAIAAEAEAAGRIGGDATFYSLLLAVVASGALWWRRRHPVAVAALFVPVTVATDFAGVAAVIALYTLITRRRGWVIPLLFGLHLLAGTGYSLLRPDPHLPAAAEFAVTLAFLTATAAVAVAMRARRDLVDVLRERALRAEEEARMRAERLRALERERIAREMHDTLAHRISMVSLHAGALVIRPDLTAEEIARSAATIRESAHAALEDLREILGLLRAGPDDLRPQPDLAQVGELVAEARAAGVPARLDNGLAGGVAGSALGRTVYRVVQEGLTNAAKHAPGMPVHVTLGRTGDGMVHVTVTNPLDRPAGVHPVSRASGVHPVTRPAGVHPVSLPAPDEGREPPPGAGAGLIGLGERVDLLGGRFEHGVRREGDERLSFRMEAWLPWRM; from the coding sequence GTGACCCGCCGCCAGCGTCTCGCCGCGGCCTCCGGCGAGCGGGTCTTCGACGCGATCGCGATCGTGGTGTCCGCCGTCGGCGCGGTGGCGATCGCGGCCGAGGCCGAGGCCGCCGGGCGGATCGGCGGCGACGCCACGTTCTACAGCCTGCTGCTGGCGGTGGTCGCGTCCGGGGCGCTGTGGTGGCGGCGCCGGCATCCGGTGGCGGTGGCGGCGCTGTTCGTGCCGGTCACCGTGGCCACCGACTTCGCCGGGGTGGCCGCGGTGATCGCCCTCTACACGCTGATCACCCGGCGGCGCGGGTGGGTGATCCCGCTGCTGTTCGGCCTGCACCTGCTCGCCGGGACCGGATACAGCCTGCTGCGGCCCGACCCGCACCTGCCGGCCGCGGCCGAGTTCGCCGTCACGCTGGCGTTCCTGACGGCGACGGCGGCGGTCGCGGTCGCCATGCGGGCCCGCCGGGACCTGGTCGACGTGCTGCGCGAGCGCGCGCTGCGGGCCGAGGAGGAGGCACGGATGCGGGCCGAGCGGCTGCGGGCCCTCGAACGGGAACGGATCGCCCGGGAGATGCACGACACGCTTGCCCACCGGATCTCCATGGTCAGCCTGCACGCCGGGGCACTGGTGATCCGGCCCGACCTGACAGCCGAGGAGATCGCCAGGTCGGCCGCGACGATCCGGGAGAGCGCGCACGCGGCCCTGGAGGACCTGCGGGAGATCCTCGGGCTGCTGCGCGCCGGGCCGGACGACCTGCGCCCGCAACCCGATCTGGCGCAGGTGGGTGAGCTGGTCGCGGAGGCTAGGGCGGCCGGGGTGCCGGCCCGGCTGGACAACGGTCTCGCCGGGGGCGTTGCGGGGTCGGCACTCGGCCGCACGGTGTATCGGGTGGTGCAGGAGGGGCTGACCAATGCCGCGAAACACGCGCCGGGGATGCCGGTGCACGTGACCCTGGGGCGCACCGGTGACGGCATGGTGCACGTCACGGTGACCAACCCGCTGGACCGGCCGGCCGGGGTCCATCCGGTCAGCCGGGCGTCCGGGGTTCACCCGGTGACCCGGCCGGCCGGGGTCCACCCGGTCAGCCTGCCGGCTCCGGACGAGGGTCGTGAGCCGCCGCCCGGCGCGGGGGCCGGGCTGATCGGGCTCGGCGAGCGGGTCGACCTCCTCGGCGGCCGGTTCGAGCACGGGGTGCGTCGGGAGGGCGACGAAAGGCTCAGCTTCCGGATGGAGGCGTGGTTACCGTGGCGGATGTGA
- a CDS encoding CdaR family transcriptional regulator, with the protein MIEPLRDVRSYRLPAAVVDPLRRGLAEVAVQTIAAITMEVPAYAEAFAGELGHKIERAVQAALGTFLNLVSRPGTDPGTPLAAALEAAYALGRGEARSGRSLDALLSAYRVGARVAWRELAAISVRSGQPAGTIADFAELVFAYIDELSAASVAGHADELAASGRIRLRHLQLLAQALVAGEPSHVLQAAAERAEWTPPQTLTAVLLPERSSRSLIDLLDPRTLPLAGALPDLPGTAVLLVPDPQGASRPHLIRLLTGHNAVLGPARPWQRAQCSVERAVRVHQLHTPIGGAVVDTEEHLAELVVSADRGALADLRDRALAPLAGERGAAAAKLVETLRSWLLHHGRREDVATELFVHPQTVRYRMARLRELYGEKLKDPQWVLALTIALAVPPVAEA; encoded by the coding sequence GTGATCGAACCGTTACGTGACGTCCGGTCGTACCGTCTGCCCGCGGCGGTCGTCGATCCGCTGCGGCGCGGCCTGGCGGAGGTCGCCGTGCAGACGATCGCCGCGATCACCATGGAGGTGCCGGCCTACGCCGAGGCGTTCGCCGGCGAGCTCGGCCACAAGATCGAGCGGGCCGTGCAGGCCGCCCTCGGCACCTTCCTCAACCTGGTCTCCCGGCCCGGCACCGACCCCGGCACCCCGCTCGCGGCGGCGCTGGAGGCGGCGTACGCCCTGGGGCGGGGTGAAGCCCGCTCCGGCCGCAGCCTGGACGCGCTGCTCTCGGCCTACCGGGTCGGCGCTCGCGTCGCCTGGCGCGAACTGGCCGCCATCAGCGTACGCTCCGGGCAGCCGGCCGGCACCATCGCCGACTTCGCCGAACTGGTCTTCGCGTACATCGACGAGCTCTCCGCGGCCAGCGTCGCCGGGCACGCCGACGAACTGGCCGCCTCCGGCCGGATCCGGCTGCGGCACCTGCAACTGCTCGCCCAGGCCCTGGTCGCCGGCGAGCCGTCGCACGTGCTGCAGGCCGCCGCCGAACGCGCCGAGTGGACCCCGCCGCAGACCCTCACCGCGGTGCTGCTGCCCGAGCGCTCCTCACGATCGCTGATCGATCTGCTGGATCCGCGTACGCTGCCCCTGGCCGGCGCCCTGCCCGACCTGCCCGGGACGGCGGTGCTGCTGGTCCCCGACCCGCAGGGCGCCTCCCGGCCGCATCTGATCCGGCTGCTCACCGGGCACAACGCGGTGCTCGGCCCGGCCCGGCCGTGGCAGCGCGCGCAGTGCTCGGTCGAACGGGCGGTCCGCGTCCACCAGCTGCACACCCCGATCGGCGGCGCGGTGGTCGACACTGAGGAACACCTCGCCGAGCTGGTCGTCTCGGCCGACCGCGGGGCGCTGGCCGACCTGCGTGACCGGGCGCTGGCCCCGCTCGCCGGGGAGCGCGGGGCGGCCGCGGCCAAGCTGGTCGAGACGCTGCGCAGCTGGCTGCTGCACCACGGGCGGCGCGAGGACGTGGCCACCGAGCTGTTCGTGCACCCGCAGACGGTGCGGTACCGGATGGCGCGGCTGCGGGAACTGTACGGGGAGAAGCTCAAGGATCCGCAGTGGGTGCTGGCGCTGACCATCGCCCTGGCCGTCCCGCCGGTCGCGGAGGCGTAG
- a CDS encoding ferredoxin reductase, with the protein MLSPVRAARLGQVAVTQTLRNGAWRVVELITTPVVPTDYLDVIAPLRNPNVLRGRIEAVRRETPNAVTLDLRPGRGWRPHEPGQYVRLGVDVDGIRLWRAYSVSSAAGHPSGRISVTINGVRDGVVSAYLMKNARRGMIVNLDLPAGDFVVPRQRPAKSLFVTAGSGITPVMGILRSLVHELSDAVVVHSARTGPDVVFGAELRALAAAGSITLIERHTATDGRIKPADLDALVPDLFERETWACGPGEMLDAMADHWAEAGAGERLHVERFRPTVLVAGDGGTVTFERSGAVVEAPAGVSILDAGEASGQLMPSGCRMGICYSCVLPMREGIVRDMRDGQITTAVEGDNVLIQTCISAAAGPCHLDA; encoded by the coding sequence ATGCTTTCGCCCGTCCGGGCCGCCAGGCTTGGTCAGGTGGCTGTTACACAGACATTGCGCAACGGCGCCTGGCGTGTCGTCGAGTTGATCACCACCCCGGTGGTGCCGACCGACTACCTCGACGTGATCGCCCCCCTGCGCAATCCGAACGTCCTGCGCGGCCGGATCGAGGCGGTCCGCCGCGAGACCCCGAACGCGGTGACCCTCGACCTGCGGCCCGGCCGCGGCTGGCGCCCGCACGAGCCGGGACAGTACGTGCGGCTCGGCGTCGACGTCGACGGCATCCGGCTGTGGCGGGCATATTCGGTCAGCAGCGCGGCGGGACACCCCTCCGGGAGAATCAGCGTCACGATCAACGGCGTACGCGACGGCGTGGTCTCCGCGTACCTGATGAAAAATGCCCGCCGCGGCATGATCGTCAACCTGGACCTGCCGGCCGGCGACTTCGTCGTGCCGCGCCAGCGGCCGGCGAAGAGCCTGTTCGTGACCGCCGGCAGCGGCATCACCCCGGTGATGGGCATCCTGCGCAGCCTGGTGCACGAGCTCAGCGACGCGGTCGTGGTGCACTCGGCGCGCACCGGGCCGGACGTGGTGTTCGGTGCCGAGCTGCGCGCGCTGGCCGCGGCCGGTTCGATCACGCTGATCGAGCGGCACACCGCGACCGACGGCCGGATCAAGCCGGCCGACCTGGACGCCCTGGTCCCCGACCTGTTCGAACGGGAGACCTGGGCCTGCGGGCCGGGCGAGATGCTGGACGCGATGGCCGACCACTGGGCCGAGGCCGGCGCCGGCGAGCGGTTGCACGTCGAGCGGTTCCGCCCCACCGTGCTGGTCGCCGGCGACGGCGGCACGGTCACCTTCGAGCGTTCCGGTGCGGTGGTCGAGGCCCCGGCCGGCGTCTCCATCCTCGATGCCGGTGAGGCGTCCGGGCAGCTCATGCCGTCCGGCTGCCGGATGGGCATCTGCTACAGCTGCGTGCTGCCGATGCGCGAGGGCATCGTGCGCGACATGCGCGACGGACAGATCACCACCGCCGTCGAGGGCGACAACGTCCTGATCCAGACGTGCATCTCGGCCGCCGCCGGCCCGTGCCACCTGGACGCCTGA
- a CDS encoding acyl-CoA desaturase encodes MQRREDNPIAHLTAEDIEAIGRELDAIRDEVLAARGESDAAHIRRVIKVQRSLEIGSRAVLLFSLFPPAWLVGTAGLSVAKILENMEIGHNILHGQYDFMRDPKIHSTTWEWDMATPAAQWQHSHNEVHHKYTNVVGKDNDLGYGIMRVDENQRWHPFYLAQPLWNFINALFFEYGIAAYDLELGSNLKTKKRRNNPEFRANVKAVGRKIRRQALKDYVLHPLLSGPSFLHTMAANFTANVVRNVWSHSVIMCGHFPNGVSTFERTSIKGETRGEWYLRQMLGSANISGGKLMHVMTGNLSHQIEHHLFPDLPSSRYAEVAVKVKALFEKYDLPYVTGPFPKQVASAWAKVIRLSLPNRKPMPAANPAIPPRFPAVEPATA; translated from the coding sequence CTGCAACGCCGGGAAGACAACCCGATCGCCCACCTGACCGCCGAGGACATCGAGGCGATCGGCCGGGAACTGGACGCCATCCGGGACGAGGTGCTCGCCGCCCGGGGGGAAAGCGACGCCGCGCACATCCGCCGGGTGATCAAGGTGCAGCGCAGCCTGGAGATCGGCAGCCGGGCGGTGCTGCTGTTCTCGCTGTTCCCGCCGGCATGGCTGGTCGGCACGGCCGGCCTCTCGGTGGCCAAGATCCTGGAGAACATGGAGATCGGCCACAACATCCTCCACGGTCAGTACGACTTCATGCGCGACCCGAAGATCCACTCCACCACCTGGGAGTGGGACATGGCCACCCCGGCCGCGCAGTGGCAGCACTCGCACAACGAGGTGCACCACAAATACACGAACGTGGTGGGTAAGGACAACGACCTCGGCTACGGCATCATGCGGGTCGACGAGAACCAGCGCTGGCACCCCTTCTACCTCGCCCAGCCGCTGTGGAACTTCATCAACGCGCTCTTCTTCGAGTACGGCATCGCCGCGTACGACCTTGAGCTCGGCAGCAACCTGAAGACCAAGAAGCGGCGCAACAACCCGGAGTTCCGGGCCAACGTGAAGGCGGTCGGCCGCAAGATCCGCCGCCAGGCGCTCAAGGACTACGTGCTGCACCCGCTGCTGTCCGGCCCGTCGTTCCTGCACACGATGGCCGCGAACTTCACCGCCAACGTGGTGCGCAACGTGTGGAGCCACTCGGTGATCATGTGCGGTCACTTCCCGAACGGCGTCTCCACCTTCGAGCGCACCTCGATCAAGGGCGAGACCCGCGGCGAGTGGTACCTGCGGCAGATGCTCGGCTCGGCCAACATCTCCGGCGGCAAGCTGATGCACGTCATGACCGGCAACCTGTCCCACCAGATCGAGCACCACCTCTTCCCCGACCTGCCGAGCAGCCGTTACGCCGAAGTCGCGGTCAAGGTCAAGGCCCTTTTCGAGAAGTACGACCTGCCGTACGTCACCGGGCCGTTCCCGAAGCAGGTCGCCTCGGCGTGGGCCAAGGTCATCCGGCTGTCGCTGCCCAACCGCAAGCCGATGCCGGCGGCGAACCCCGCGATCCCGCCGCGCTTCCCGGCGGTCGAGCCCGCCACCGCCTGA
- a CDS encoding S9 family peptidase, giving the protein MTASDVVRLLTGGEFDELERRFTAEMRAVVSAETVRVAWTVQTGGVPGEPGEPVGEPFTGDLTRWRVPVRHPAGDFVVVMSLDAGGRLHGLRLAADAGPAWQPPRYVRPERFTERAVGAHGALVTPSGRRVSTAAVVLPGGGEQDRDGTHGPDKPLKDLAWGLASRGIAVFRFDKPGPDRTLVEEYVTPAAQAVGEIRAAVPSVERIFLIGHSLGGKVAPRVAAAVPEIAGLVLLAAEAIPLQRSAERVTRHLAARDPGPAADAMLAAMQRQVALVDDGLTAQTPAADLPFGFPASYWLDLRGYDPVATAVALRRPMLILQGGRDHQVTVADDLARWRAGLGGRRDVRFRVLRRADHMFHSGSGRGPRHVDASVIRGIHRWSRLALG; this is encoded by the coding sequence ATGACGGCGAGTGATGTGGTGCGGCTGCTGACCGGCGGGGAGTTCGACGAGCTGGAGCGCCGGTTCACCGCGGAGATGCGCGCCGTCGTGTCGGCGGAGACCGTCCGGGTGGCGTGGACGGTGCAGACCGGCGGTGTTCCCGGCGAGCCGGGCGAACCGGTCGGCGAGCCGTTCACCGGCGACCTCACCCGCTGGCGCGTGCCGGTCCGCCATCCCGCCGGCGACTTCGTGGTGGTGATGTCCCTCGATGCGGGCGGGCGGCTGCACGGGCTGCGGCTCGCCGCCGATGCGGGCCCGGCCTGGCAGCCGCCGCGATACGTGCGCCCGGAGCGTTTCACCGAGCGGGCGGTCGGGGCGCACGGTGCGCTGGTCACCCCGTCCGGCAGGAGGGTGTCGACCGCGGCAGTCGTTCTGCCGGGCGGCGGGGAGCAGGACCGGGACGGCACCCACGGGCCCGACAAACCGCTCAAAGACCTCGCGTGGGGCCTGGCCAGCCGCGGCATCGCGGTCTTTCGATTCGACAAACCCGGGCCTGACCGCACGCTGGTGGAGGAGTACGTGACGCCCGCGGCGCAGGCCGTGGGCGAGATCCGGGCCGCCGTGCCGTCGGTGGAGCGGATCTTCCTGATCGGGCACAGCCTGGGTGGCAAAGTGGCGCCCAGGGTGGCCGCGGCCGTGCCGGAGATCGCCGGTCTGGTGCTGCTCGCGGCCGAGGCGATCCCGTTGCAGCGGTCGGCCGAGCGGGTCACCCGGCATCTGGCCGCGCGTGATCCGGGGCCGGCCGCCGACGCGATGCTGGCCGCGATGCAACGGCAGGTCGCGCTGGTCGACGACGGGCTGACGGCGCAGACTCCGGCGGCGGATCTGCCGTTCGGATTTCCCGCTTCCTATTGGCTTGATCTGCGGGGGTACGACCCGGTGGCGACCGCCGTGGCCCTGCGGCGCCCGATGCTGATCCTGCAGGGCGGCCGCGACCATCAGGTGACCGTCGCGGATGATCTGGCGCGCTGGCGGGCCGGGCTCGGCGGTCGTCGGGACGTGAGGTTCCGCGTGCTGCGCCGGGCCGACCACATGTTCCACAGCGGTTCCGGGCGCGGGCCGCGGCACGTCGACGCGTCGGTGATCCGCGGAATTCATCGATGGTCGCGTCTGGCGCTGGGCTGA
- a CDS encoding methyltransferase domain-containing protein, whose amino-acid sequence MNDGEDWHAWHTRYTDPGSPLSRRLRLVRHHIAAWLDERPGEPVSVLSMCAGQGDDILTVLASRPDAGRVTATLLEYDPRNVAAARSRVPAHATVSIVRADAGDLASYRDAAPADLVIMAGVLGNISDADTHRTILALPRLCAPDATVIWTRSRRAPDLTPAIRGWLTHAGFAEQSFTAPQDVLFSVGVHRFTGTPQPLTTGRIFQFVTHA is encoded by the coding sequence ATGAACGATGGTGAGGACTGGCACGCCTGGCACACCCGCTACACCGACCCGGGCTCACCCCTGTCCCGGCGGCTGAGACTGGTCCGGCACCACATCGCCGCGTGGCTCGACGAGCGGCCCGGTGAGCCGGTGTCCGTACTCAGCATGTGCGCCGGCCAGGGCGACGACATCCTCACCGTGCTGGCGTCGCGCCCGGACGCCGGCCGGGTCACCGCCACCCTCCTGGAGTACGACCCGCGCAACGTCGCCGCGGCCCGCAGCCGGGTGCCCGCCCACGCCACCGTGAGCATCGTGCGAGCCGACGCCGGCGACCTCGCCTCGTACCGCGACGCGGCCCCCGCGGACCTGGTCATCATGGCGGGCGTCCTGGGCAACATCAGCGACGCCGACACCCACCGCACCATTCTCGCGCTGCCCCGGCTCTGCGCGCCGGACGCCACGGTGATCTGGACCCGCTCACGACGAGCACCGGACCTGACACCGGCGATCCGCGGCTGGCTGACCCACGCCGGCTTCGCCGAGCAGTCCTTCACCGCCCCGCAGGACGTGCTGTTCTCCGTCGGCGTGCACCGCTTCACCGGCACCCCGCAGCCCCTGACAACCGGCAGGATCTTCCAGTTCGTCACCCACGCTTGA
- a CDS encoding 6-phospho-beta-glucosidase translates to MRLVILGGGGFRVPLVYRALLADHRQTGITEVALHDVDPGRLHAIGRVLHALARDVPDAPTVHTTTDLDTALTGATFVFSAIRVGGLHGRVVDERVARAAGILGQETVGAGGIAYGLRSVPESLRIAERVAAVAPDAWVINFTNPAGLVTEAMSGILGDRVIGICDSPTGLVDRVLRVLDAPGARVDYAGLNHLGWLYGVYDAAGRDLLPGLLADEAGLATIEEGRLFPGLRELGAIPNEYLHYYYHPVAKADGPTRGEFLAEQQERCYREMSAGEPLEAWLRAWREREATYMADNRSQSGAGDRDHDESRPAGYEGVALAVMRALARDEPAELILGVRNRGVLDVLDADAVVEVPCRVDGTGAVPRRVGALPGHAVGLVQTVKAVERGVLEAVQTGSAAAAVRAMAGHPLVGDPELAGRLIAAYRAELPELAYLS, encoded by the coding sequence ATGCGGTTAGTGATCCTCGGTGGTGGCGGATTCCGGGTGCCGTTGGTTTACCGGGCGCTGCTGGCCGACCACCGGCAGACCGGCATCACCGAGGTCGCCCTGCACGACGTCGACCCCGGCCGGCTGCACGCCATCGGCCGGGTCCTGCACGCCCTCGCCCGCGACGTGCCCGACGCCCCGACCGTGCACACCACCACCGACCTGGACACCGCGCTGACCGGCGCCACCTTCGTCTTCTCCGCCATCCGGGTCGGCGGCCTGCACGGCCGGGTCGTCGACGAACGCGTCGCCCGCGCCGCCGGCATCCTCGGCCAGGAGACCGTCGGCGCCGGCGGCATCGCGTACGGCCTGCGCTCCGTCCCGGAATCGCTGCGGATCGCCGAGCGGGTGGCGGCCGTCGCCCCGGATGCCTGGGTCATCAACTTCACCAACCCCGCCGGCCTGGTCACCGAAGCCATGTCCGGCATCCTCGGCGACCGGGTGATCGGCATCTGCGACTCGCCGACCGGACTGGTCGACCGGGTGCTCCGGGTCCTGGACGCCCCCGGCGCCCGGGTCGACTACGCCGGGCTCAACCATCTGGGCTGGCTGTACGGCGTGTACGACGCGGCTGGTCGCGACCTGCTGCCCGGGCTGCTCGCCGACGAGGCGGGACTGGCCACCATCGAGGAGGGGCGGCTGTTTCCCGGGCTGCGCGAACTCGGGGCCATCCCCAACGAATACCTGCACTACTACTACCACCCGGTGGCGAAGGCGGACGGGCCGACCAGGGGAGAGTTCCTGGCTGAGCAGCAGGAACGCTGCTATCGGGAGATGTCCGCGGGGGAGCCGCTCGAAGCCTGGCTGCGCGCGTGGCGGGAACGGGAAGCGACGTACATGGCGGACAACCGGTCGCAGAGCGGGGCGGGGGACAGGGACCACGACGAATCCCGGCCGGCCGGATACGAGGGGGTGGCGCTGGCGGTGATGCGGGCGCTGGCCCGGGACGAACCGGCGGAACTGATCCTGGGGGTGCGCAACCGGGGAGTGCTCGACGTGCTCGACGCCGACGCGGTGGTGGAGGTGCCGTGCCGGGTCGACGGGACGGGGGCGGTGCCGCGCCGGGTGGGGGCGTTGCCCGGGCATGCGGTGGGACTGGTGCAGACGGTCAAGGCGGTGGAACGCGGGGTGCTGGAAGCCGTGCAGACCGGGTCCGCGGCGGCGGCGGTGCGGGCCATGGCCGGGCATCCGTTGGTCGGCGACCCGGAGCTGGCGGGGCGGTTGATCGCGGCTTACCGCGCTGAGCTGCCGGAGTTGGCCTACCTGTCCTGA
- a CDS encoding sugar ABC transporter substrate-binding protein — MRRFLAFLMILALAGCSVADTGDSGSGRTTVTFRLWDDQVAEAYQQSFATFEKAHPTIHVDVQLVPWADYWTKLPADIAAGTAADIFWTNTSNFGLYADNRQLLPVDFTGDWTKSVVDLYTRGGTLWGVPQLWDSIALYYNKDLVAKAGVDPATLSWDPAAADDPLRAAARKLTAANAFGYNAAFDQQAILWDFVGSNGGTWQSGDTFDFADQPRTVQAVQYVVDLINKYHVAPSAADTNTNGDKTTQLFTQGKLALFQSGPYNLKAIQQGAGFPWGIAPLPQGPAGRVSVVHGVAAVASAKTPHRDATVEVLKWIGSADGQKPIAEGGYAFPGVTAAQPAFVDYWRKRGVDLKPFLDAAAGTTFPAPVGPRVGAGGTAYTPILQQIFLGQTGVTDGLRKAQDAGNAAMKG, encoded by the coding sequence ATGCGACGGTTCCTGGCGTTCCTGATGATCCTGGCACTGGCCGGCTGCTCGGTCGCCGACACCGGCGACAGCGGCTCCGGCAGGACGACGGTCACCTTCCGGCTCTGGGACGACCAGGTGGCCGAGGCGTACCAGCAGTCCTTCGCCACCTTCGAGAAGGCACACCCCACCATCCACGTCGACGTGCAGCTGGTGCCCTGGGCCGACTACTGGACCAAACTGCCGGCCGACATCGCCGCCGGCACCGCCGCCGACATCTTCTGGACCAACACCTCCAATTTCGGGTTGTACGCCGACAACAGGCAACTGCTGCCCGTCGACTTCACCGGGGACTGGACGAAATCCGTCGTCGACCTCTACACCCGGGGCGGCACCCTGTGGGGCGTGCCGCAGCTGTGGGACTCGATCGCCCTCTACTACAACAAAGACCTGGTCGCCAAGGCCGGCGTCGATCCGGCCACGCTCAGCTGGGACCCGGCCGCCGCCGACGACCCGCTGCGCGCCGCCGCCCGCAAGCTCACCGCCGCGAACGCGTTCGGCTACAACGCCGCCTTCGACCAGCAGGCGATCCTCTGGGACTTCGTCGGTTCCAACGGCGGGACCTGGCAGTCCGGCGACACCTTCGACTTCGCCGACCAGCCCAGGACGGTGCAGGCCGTGCAGTACGTGGTGGATCTGATCAACAAGTACCACGTGGCCCCGTCCGCGGCGGACACCAACACCAACGGCGACAAGACCACCCAGCTGTTCACCCAGGGCAAACTGGCGTTGTTCCAATCCGGACCGTACAACCTGAAGGCCATCCAGCAGGGCGCCGGCTTCCCGTGGGGGATCGCCCCGCTGCCCCAGGGCCCGGCCGGACGGGTCAGCGTGGTGCACGGCGTCGCCGCGGTCGCCTCCGCCAAGACCCCGCACCGGGACGCCACCGTCGAGGTGCTCAAGTGGATCGGCTCGGCCGACGGCCAGAAACCGATCGCCGAGGGCGGGTATGCGTTCCCCGGCGTGACCGCCGCGCAGCCCGCCTTCGTCGACTACTGGCGGAAACGGGGCGTCGACCTGAAGCCCTTCCTGGACGCGGCGGCCGGCACCACCTTCCCCGCACCGGTCGGTCCGCGCGTCGGGGCGGGTGGCACCGCGTACACGCCGATCCTGCAACAGATCTTCCTCGGACAGACCGGCGTCACCGACGGCCTGCGCAAGGCCCAGGACGCCGGCAACGCGGCGATGAAAGGCTGA
- a CDS encoding carbohydrate ABC transporter permease, protein MRRAVLTYLALAAGAVLILAPYLMSVQTSVKTARQFAQQPPLAPPDPPTGANYAELIVGGHTLIPPLVITVQVVLIVVIGQLTCSVLAAYAFARLDFPGRDALFWLYLATLMVPIVAVLVPRFVLLSQAGLTDTFWGIVLPSMFGSPYAIFLLRQFFRAVPQELLDAARIDGAGHPRVLRHVIVPLSRPILATLLIITVVTHWNDFLWPLVITSGVRWQVLTVAVAGLQSQYHGNWTLVTAATTLATMPLLLIFAIFQKHIVRSITITGMR, encoded by the coding sequence ATGCGCCGGGCCGTGCTCACCTATCTCGCGCTGGCCGCCGGGGCCGTGCTGATCCTCGCTCCCTACCTGATGAGCGTGCAGACCTCGGTGAAGACCGCGCGGCAGTTCGCCCAGCAGCCGCCGCTCGCCCCGCCCGACCCGCCGACCGGGGCGAACTACGCCGAGCTGATCGTCGGCGGGCACACCCTGATCCCACCGCTGGTGATCACCGTCCAGGTGGTGCTGATCGTCGTGATCGGACAGCTGACCTGCTCGGTCCTCGCGGCGTACGCGTTCGCCCGCCTCGACTTCCCGGGCCGTGACGCGCTCTTCTGGCTCTACCTCGCCACCCTGATGGTGCCGATCGTGGCCGTCCTGGTGCCCCGGTTCGTGCTGCTCAGTCAGGCCGGACTGACCGACACGTTCTGGGGCATCGTGCTGCCCTCGATGTTCGGCTCACCGTATGCGATCTTCCTGCTCCGCCAGTTCTTCCGGGCCGTCCCGCAGGAGCTGCTGGACGCCGCCCGGATCGACGGCGCCGGCCACCCGCGGGTGCTGCGCCACGTCATCGTCCCGCTGAGCCGCCCGATCCTGGCCACCCTGCTGATCATCACGGTGGTCACCCACTGGAACGACTTCCTCTGGCCCCTGGTGATCACCAGCGGGGTGCGCTGGCAGGTGCTCACCGTCGCGGTCGCCGGCCTGCAGAGTCAGTACCACGGCAACTGGACCCTGGTGACGGCCGCGACCACGCTCGCCACCATGCCGTTGCTGCTGATCTTCGCGATCTTCCAGAAACACATCGTCCGATCGATCACCATCACCGGGATGAGGTGA